Proteins found in one Lysinibacillus fusiformis genomic segment:
- a CDS encoding NAD(P)-dependent oxidoreductase → MGAFFTYKGNCVIMITEVRGMKILILGASGRVGSHMVELALKDQHEVTLLVRNPDKITHHQQQLRVIQGDVLNKQDVEQAMVNVDVVVSALNTDGGDTLSASLPLILEAMTKQQVKRIITIGTAGILQSRVTPTILRYQSTESKRKSTVAAQEHQRVFEQLQQSTMDWTIVCPTYLPDGAWTGNYRVERNFLPEGGSQISVADTADFAYQQIFREDFLRTRVGIAY, encoded by the coding sequence TAAAGGGAATTGCGTTATAATGATAACAGAGGTGAGAGGAATGAAAATCTTAATATTAGGTGCCAGTGGACGTGTCGGCAGCCATATGGTGGAGCTAGCATTAAAGGATCAGCATGAGGTCACTCTATTGGTCCGTAATCCCGATAAAATAACGCACCATCAACAACAGCTGCGTGTTATCCAAGGCGATGTTTTAAACAAGCAGGATGTCGAGCAGGCAATGGTCAATGTCGATGTGGTAGTCAGTGCATTAAATACAGATGGTGGCGATACATTATCGGCTAGTTTACCGTTGATTCTTGAAGCGATGACAAAGCAGCAGGTGAAAAGAATCATTACGATCGGAACAGCAGGAATCTTACAAAGTCGTGTGACACCGACTATTCTTCGTTATCAATCGACTGAATCGAAACGAAAATCGACCGTTGCTGCACAGGAGCACCAACGTGTATTTGAACAATTACAGCAATCTACTATGGATTGGACGATTGTTTGTCCTACCTATTTACCTGATGGGGCCTGGACAGGAAACTATCGCGTTGAACGCAACTTTTTGCCAGAGGGAGGCAGCCAAATTTCCGTAGCAGATACAGCAGACTTTGCCTATCAACAAATCTTTCGTGAGGATTTTTTGAGAACGCGCGTCGGTATTGCCTACTAG
- a CDS encoding O-methyltransferase — translation MKQMNNYIDEVFYQHDAMLEDVISSIVENGMPAISVSPSSGKLLTMLVSITGAKAILEIGALGGYSGICLARGIEGEGTLTSLELQENYAQLAAQNLAKAGFAEQVTYRTGPALENLENLVAEGQRFDFFFIDADKDNYENYLAYCIKLANPGAFIVADNVLAGGSVADPEAASKRYTAIMKKFNVTVANHPQLESVLLPIGDGMTVSKVKK, via the coding sequence ATGAAACAAATGAATAATTATATCGATGAGGTATTTTATCAGCACGATGCCATGTTAGAGGATGTCATATCCTCTATTGTGGAAAACGGCATGCCTGCCATTTCGGTGTCCCCATCCTCAGGCAAGCTGTTAACAATGCTTGTGTCAATTACAGGAGCGAAGGCTATTTTAGAAATTGGTGCACTGGGTGGCTATAGTGGCATCTGCTTAGCAAGAGGGATCGAAGGAGAGGGCACATTGACCTCCCTAGAATTACAGGAGAACTATGCACAGCTAGCTGCTCAAAATCTTGCCAAGGCAGGCTTTGCCGAGCAAGTGACGTATAGGACTGGTCCTGCACTTGAGAACCTTGAAAATCTTGTAGCAGAAGGACAGCGTTTTGATTTCTTCTTCATTGATGCCGATAAGGATAACTATGAAAATTATTTAGCCTATTGCATTAAGCTGGCCAACCCTGGTGCATTCATTGTGGCAGATAATGTCCTTGCAGGGGGCAGTGTAGCAGACCCTGAGGCAGCATCAAAGCGCTATACAGCCATTATGAAAAAGTTCAATGTCACAGTGGCGAATCATCCACAGCTTGAATCCGTCCTTCTACCGATTGGGGATGGCATGACGGTTTCAAAAGTTAAAAAATAA
- a CDS encoding isochorismatase family protein translates to MKQALVVIDAQQELIEGNQDEQAVYRKDELLETINTVIQKATEANAHLIFVRDQDVAGGEGEGFQVHQAIHVPPTAVYFDKLATNAFYKTGLLDYLQANAVEHLVMMGCKTEHCVDTAVRAATIHGFDVTLVGDGHSTNGSQYLSPEDTVAHHNDILHGHYNVDHFSLVRNADEALFEPTHNNYR, encoded by the coding sequence TTGAAGCAAGCACTAGTAGTCATTGATGCACAGCAAGAATTAATCGAGGGAAATCAGGATGAACAAGCCGTCTATCGCAAGGATGAATTGCTTGAGACAATCAATACCGTGATTCAGAAAGCTACCGAGGCAAACGCACATCTTATTTTTGTGCGTGATCAGGATGTAGCTGGTGGAGAAGGGGAGGGCTTTCAGGTACATCAAGCGATTCATGTACCACCGACAGCTGTCTATTTTGATAAACTGGCTACAAATGCTTTTTATAAGACAGGTTTACTCGATTATTTACAGGCCAATGCGGTAGAGCATTTGGTGATGATGGGCTGCAAAACTGAGCATTGCGTGGATACAGCAGTAAGAGCGGCAACTATTCATGGCTTTGATGTCACACTGGTGGGAGATGGCCATTCAACAAATGGTTCCCAATACTTATCACCAGAAGATACGGTTGCCCATCATAATGACATCCTGCACGGCCATTACAACGTGGATCATTTCTCACTGGTGCGAAACGCCGACGAAGCACTATTTGAACCTACACACAATAATTATCGCTAA
- a CDS encoding AraC family transcriptional regulator: protein MDSLTRLNEAIAYIEANLTEEIDVQEAARLAYCSEYHFKRMFSFLAGISLSEYIRRRRLTLAALELSDSSMRILDIAIRYGYRSADAFTRAFQQMHGITPSEARQSGQHLKAFPRMTFQLTIQGGCEMNYRLEQKEAFHIVGLMKRVPIVFQGENPAITEMTRSLTMEDIAQLKKLSNVEPKGIIQASANFSEGRMEEKGELDHYIGVATTETSHHFTQLDVPACTWAVFEAVGPFPQTLQETWGRIYAEWFPSSGYEQIAGPEIVHHASTDFSSPTFTSEIWIPLQKKEPLA, encoded by the coding sequence GTGGATTCTTTAACAAGGTTGAATGAGGCGATTGCGTATATCGAGGCCAATCTAACGGAGGAAATTGATGTGCAAGAGGCTGCGAGATTAGCTTATTGCTCGGAATATCATTTTAAACGAATGTTTTCTTTTCTAGCAGGCATCTCGCTATCAGAGTATATTCGTCGTAGGCGCTTGACACTTGCTGCACTGGAACTGTCGGATTCATCTATGAGAATTCTCGATATCGCGATTCGCTATGGCTATCGCTCTGCAGATGCATTTACAAGAGCCTTTCAGCAAATGCATGGCATCACCCCATCAGAGGCGAGGCAAAGTGGTCAACACTTAAAAGCTTTCCCACGGATGACCTTCCAACTTACTATACAAGGAGGTTGTGAAATGAATTACCGACTCGAACAAAAAGAAGCGTTTCACATCGTGGGTCTTATGAAAAGAGTACCCATCGTTTTTCAAGGAGAAAATCCAGCAATAACCGAAATGACACGTTCATTAACAATGGAGGATATTGCGCAACTAAAAAAGCTATCTAATGTAGAACCAAAAGGAATCATCCAAGCCTCCGCCAACTTTTCCGAGGGCAGAATGGAGGAGAAGGGTGAGCTTGATCATTATATCGGCGTGGCCACAACAGAAACGTCTCACCATTTCACACAGTTGGATGTACCCGCTTGTACGTGGGCGGTCTTTGAAGCGGTCGGGCCATTTCCGCAAACACTGCAGGAAACATGGGGTCGCATCTATGCCGAATGGTTCCCATCTTCTGGCTATGAACAGATTGCTGGTCCAGAAATCGTGCACCATGCAAGCACCGATTTTTCCTCACCAACCTTTACTAGTGAAATCTGGATTCCTCTTCAGAAAAAAGAGCCTCTTGCGTAA
- the csaA gene encoding chaperone CsaA, with the protein MATIEDFTALDIRIGTVLETEALPKARVPAIKMKIDFGEELGIKQSSAQITKRYTPEIIIGKQVVAIVNFPPRRVAGFKSEVLVIGGVPVEGDVILLTPDQQLPNGTKIQ; encoded by the coding sequence ATGGCGACAATAGAAGATTTTACAGCACTTGATATACGAATTGGTACGGTATTAGAGACAGAGGCACTACCAAAGGCTCGGGTTCCTGCGATTAAAATGAAAATTGATTTCGGTGAAGAGCTGGGCATTAAACAGTCTTCTGCACAAATTACGAAGCGTTATACACCCGAAATCATTATTGGAAAGCAAGTTGTAGCGATTGTTAATTTCCCACCGCGTCGGGTTGCTGGTTTTAAGTCAGAGGTGCTTGTCATTGGTGGCGTGCCTGTGGAGGGTGATGTGATCCTGTTAACGCCCGATCAGCAGCTGCCAAATGGAACGAAAATACAGTAA
- a CDS encoding DUF7668 domain-containing protein yields the protein MQIKDQIRALTKNTLDDLVHNNYEKLQQEKILTEETTIFLQEVFALQGTLTWPLDEASVDIDVYEMDDQSCFISEIRYLWFDDEESAVILFCKAYTNADQTEITAFMIDTVDA from the coding sequence ATGCAAATAAAAGATCAAATAAGAGCATTAACGAAAAATACATTAGATGATTTAGTACATAATAACTATGAAAAACTTCAACAAGAGAAGATATTAACAGAGGAAACCACTATTTTTCTGCAAGAGGTTTTCGCCTTGCAAGGTACCTTAACATGGCCACTGGATGAAGCATCTGTAGATATTGATGTGTATGAAATGGATGACCAAAGTTGCTTTATATCAGAGATTCGCTATTTATGGTTTGATGATGAAGAAAGTGCCGTGATTCTTTTTTGCAAGGCTTATACAAATGCAGATCAAACAGAGATCACTGCTTTTATGATTGATACGGTTGATGCCTAG
- a CDS encoding DUF5316 domain-containing protein: MKYIGIGTILSILGVICSILIWGKEEAHLLSGLLGGIFIVSAMLMSGAIASGDRMRANLATETKEDRNERNHLMNNALLLAIPNIIVAIFAYYL, translated from the coding sequence ATGAAGTATATAGGCATTGGAACCATCTTGTCCATTCTAGGTGTTATATGCTCCATCCTCATATGGGGGAAGGAGGAAGCGCATTTGCTTTCAGGTTTACTAGGCGGAATTTTCATCGTTTCTGCCATGTTAATGTCAGGAGCCATAGCAAGCGGAGATAGAATGCGTGCCAATTTAGCAACAGAAACAAAAGAAGACAGAAACGAACGCAATCACCTGATGAATAACGCTTTACTATTAGCAATACCAAACATTATTGTCGCCATCTTTGCTTATTATCTATGA
- a CDS encoding DnaD domain protein, which translates to MIYRVVKKQNFVVLDKAFLNDGQLSWKAKGLLAYMLSLPDDWHFRLADLATRSKCGREATASILAELIEAGYLQKVQKRAKDGKFGKVEFFVYEAPKRAAMPSTATPSTEKPTLLNNELLNKQLLKDRDDKQSTTTAYHFFEQQGFGTLTAYITSKIRHWLTIFSEEMVIHAMKLAVEHNVLRWRYVEKILQNWCDQNIKSLADIAIEQQRFQARKQQVSPPYKGRRQEIIPKWFHQRYEEEPTSQPTMDFEAERQKILALLRNE; encoded by the coding sequence ATGATTTATCGAGTAGTCAAAAAGCAGAATTTTGTTGTGCTGGATAAGGCATTTTTAAATGATGGTCAATTGAGCTGGAAAGCTAAGGGCCTGCTTGCCTATATGCTGTCCTTACCAGATGATTGGCACTTTCGTCTTGCCGATTTAGCCACACGTAGTAAATGTGGACGGGAGGCGACAGCCAGCATTCTAGCTGAACTCATAGAGGCGGGCTATCTTCAAAAAGTGCAGAAGAGAGCAAAGGATGGCAAGTTCGGTAAGGTGGAATTTTTCGTGTATGAAGCTCCCAAACGTGCGGCCATGCCGTCAACGGCTACACCATCAACGGAAAAGCCCACACTACTAAATAATGAATTACTAAATAAGCAATTACTAAAAGATAGAGATGATAAGCAGTCTACTACCACTGCCTACCATTTTTTCGAGCAACAGGGCTTTGGCACACTAACAGCCTATATTACTAGCAAAATACGTCATTGGCTCACTATTTTTTCGGAGGAAATGGTCATACATGCGATGAAGCTAGCGGTGGAGCACAATGTTCTACGCTGGCGGTATGTAGAAAAAATTTTACAAAATTGGTGTGATCAGAACATAAAGAGCCTTGCAGATATTGCGATAGAGCAACAGCGTTTTCAAGCACGCAAGCAACAAGTGTCACCACCTTATAAGGGCAGACGGCAGGAGATCATTCCGAAGTGGTTTCATCAGCGTTATGAGGAGGAACCAACATCGCAACCAACGATGGATTTTGAAGCGGAACGGCAAAAAATATTAGCCCTCTTACGGAACGAATAA
- a CDS encoding phosphotransferase family protein → MQAIEMIRQLPSLHGFTELVKINKGYSPDSKYLVTVGEMRYMVRIADLVHHDKRAKEFSLLQDLAKQGVRTHKAVEYTLFQEANVSAMVVSFLEGTPADEVMQDFTDAEQFHLGLAAGEELRKIHQVSPPQIIHWETAQLKKFSAYLRAYQLDSYQLPQEAKLLHFIETHLPLLKQRPITLLHDDFHLGHIICKGHTYNGVIDFNGYDVGDPYHDFYNLALFNRRHSIPFCIGQIDGYFSSAPDDMFWRLYALYAAMTVFSTIVWTRQYDPQSFDDALARIHIILQDHDNFSSMKPLWYAENLFVP, encoded by the coding sequence GTGCAGGCAATAGAGATGATTCGTCAATTACCAAGCTTACATGGCTTTACGGAACTAGTTAAAATTAATAAAGGCTATTCACCTGATAGTAAGTATCTCGTAACAGTTGGTGAAATGCGCTATATGGTGCGTATAGCAGACCTAGTGCATCATGACAAACGTGCAAAAGAGTTTTCTTTGCTCCAAGACTTAGCAAAACAGGGTGTAAGAACGCATAAAGCCGTAGAATATACCCTGTTTCAGGAAGCCAACGTATCCGCAATGGTCGTTAGCTTTTTAGAAGGCACGCCAGCGGATGAAGTCATGCAGGATTTTACTGACGCAGAGCAATTTCATCTCGGTCTTGCGGCTGGGGAGGAATTGAGAAAAATACATCAAGTGAGCCCCCCACAAATAATCCATTGGGAGACAGCACAGCTTAAAAAATTCTCTGCTTATCTTAGGGCATATCAGCTAGACTCCTATCAACTTCCGCAAGAAGCTAAACTATTGCACTTTATTGAAACGCACTTGCCACTGTTAAAGCAACGTCCCATTACCCTGCTTCATGATGATTTCCACCTTGGTCACATTATTTGTAAGGGCCATACTTACAATGGGGTTATTGATTTTAATGGCTACGATGTAGGTGATCCTTATCATGACTTTTATAATCTTGCCTTGTTTAATAGGAGACATAGTATCCCCTTCTGTATCGGACAAATCGATGGCTATTTTTCATCTGCACCAGACGATATGTTTTGGCGGCTGTATGCCCTCTATGCCGCGATGACTGTCTTTTCAACCATTGTTTGGACACGCCAATATGATCCACAATCCTTTGACGATGCGTTGGCAAGAATTCATATCATTTTACAGGATCATGATAACTTTTCTTCGATGAAACCTTTATGGTATGCGGAGAATTTATTCGTTCCGTAA
- a CDS encoding N-acetylmuramoyl-L-alanine amidase produces MSYVIEKQLMSGLPNQALTAVKYVVAHESGNGNNTGPKALENEIAYMNRNKANAFVSHWVGGGGRIVQVAPVNRVQYGCGPKGNPYSYAQVELARTADKEQFKKDYAAYIWLLRKLAIEAGVPTVLDGNGNGIKSHRWIAENLGGTTHKDPFDYLKSMGITEAQFQQDIKNGLEEGLTVSQYNELKQEIETLKSLLAEKASLQTSREVGAAHKEAWEWAANEGIIRGDGSKNMNPAGALTREQMATMLKRYYDKFIVN; encoded by the coding sequence ATGAGTTATGTTATTGAAAAACAGTTGATGTCAGGGTTACCGAATCAGGCGCTAACGGCAGTAAAATACGTTGTGGCCCATGAATCAGGTAATGGCAACAATACAGGCCCAAAAGCATTGGAAAACGAAATTGCCTATATGAATCGAAATAAAGCCAATGCCTTCGTCTCTCACTGGGTGGGCGGTGGTGGACGAATCGTACAAGTAGCCCCTGTGAATCGCGTGCAATATGGCTGTGGTCCAAAGGGAAATCCGTATAGCTATGCCCAGGTGGAATTGGCACGGACTGCTGACAAGGAACAATTTAAGAAGGATTATGCCGCTTATATTTGGCTGTTACGTAAGCTTGCCATAGAGGCAGGGGTTCCTACTGTTTTAGATGGCAACGGTAATGGCATTAAGTCACATCGATGGATTGCGGAAAATCTAGGAGGCACTACACACAAAGATCCTTTTGACTATTTAAAAAGTATGGGGATTACAGAAGCACAGTTCCAGCAAGATATTAAAAATGGGCTTGAGGAGGGATTAACAGTGTCGCAATACAATGAGCTAAAACAAGAGATCGAGACGTTAAAAAGCTTACTAGCTGAAAAAGCTAGTTTACAAACAAGCAGAGAGGTAGGCGCAGCCCATAAAGAGGCTTGGGAATGGGCCGCTAACGAAGGCATTATCCGAGGCGATGGAAGTAAGAACATGAATCCAGCAGGCGCCTTGACACGGGAGCAAATGGCGACCATGCTGAAGCGCTATTACGACAAATTTATAGTCAACTAA
- a CDS encoding copper amine oxidase N-terminal domain-containing protein: protein MKKLVLLMAMFTLFFTTASIASAHPGRLDGNGGHNCSDKSKAKGLCSGYHYHNGNGGNNAGSSSGGQSHATPTPKATVAPVLTKVAVYLNDVKQNYTPGAYMKNGTTLVPMKAIFESLGATVSYDSATKKVTATKDSKKIVIGVGNKTAYVDANGASSTITLSHPAEIYQGTTMVPLRFVSQALGANVSFDEAALVVYISTN from the coding sequence ATGAAGAAATTGGTTTTGTTGATGGCGATGTTTACGTTATTTTTCACCACAGCCTCTATTGCAAGCGCACATCCAGGGCGTTTAGATGGCAATGGTGGTCACAACTGTTCTGACAAATCAAAGGCTAAAGGGCTTTGTTCAGGCTATCATTATCATAATGGCAATGGTGGCAATAATGCAGGGTCTTCCTCAGGCGGTCAAAGTCATGCTACGCCGACACCTAAGGCAACGGTAGCACCCGTATTAACGAAGGTTGCTGTCTATTTAAATGACGTGAAGCAAAATTATACGCCTGGCGCTTATATGAAAAATGGCACAACCTTAGTGCCGATGAAGGCGATTTTTGAATCTCTTGGGGCAACGGTTAGCTATGATAGTGCAACGAAAAAAGTGACGGCAACAAAGGACAGTAAAAAAATTGTGATCGGTGTGGGGAATAAGACGGCTTATGTTGATGCAAATGGTGCTTCATCAACGATTACACTCAGCCATCCAGCTGAAATTTATCAAGGAACAACAATGGTGCCTTTACGCTTTGTCAGTCAAGCACTCGGCGCAAATGTATCATTTGATGAGGCAGCACTCGTTGTCTATATCTCGACAAATTAA
- a CDS encoding DUF2975 domain-containing protein: protein MKHKKGSTLFLKSVIILFGIPVLALGLFWLPGVASRDAAAHPESSYLSYLFLIYVYTLCIPYYAALYQAYRLLTNIDQHQAFSESSIRALRTIKNCAFTIVLFLVLGIAAIMLMFTGKEDITGIITLSLISIFASSTIATFAAVLHRLLQKAMDLQCENELTV from the coding sequence ATGAAACATAAAAAAGGGTCAACTCTTTTCCTAAAGAGTGTGATTATTCTATTTGGTATACCTGTATTAGCGTTAGGGCTGTTTTGGTTACCTGGGGTGGCCAGCAGAGATGCAGCGGCACATCCTGAATCGTCCTATTTGTCCTATCTTTTTTTAATCTATGTATATACACTATGCATTCCCTATTACGCTGCGTTGTATCAAGCTTATCGTCTATTAACGAATATCGACCAGCATCAAGCGTTCTCCGAATCCTCTATACGCGCTTTGAGAACGATCAAAAATTGTGCTTTCACCATTGTTCTCTTCCTTGTGCTAGGCATTGCAGCGATTATGTTGATGTTTACTGGCAAGGAAGATATTACAGGAATTATTACGCTGTCACTGATCAGCATCTTTGCCTCCAGTACGATTGCAACCTTTGCAGCCGTTCTGCATCGGCTGCTACAAAAGGCCATGGATCTTCAGTGTGAAAATGAATTAACGGTATAA
- a CDS encoding DNA alkylation repair protein, translating to MNAEMVLQELEALGKERTKKIYMSNGANEPLFGVATGAMKPIAKKIKIDQALAEALYATGNYDAMYFAGVIADPKAMTVEDFNRWIEAAYFYMLSDYVVAVTLAEAPIAQEVADAWIASGEELKMSAGWSCYCWLLGNRKDSEFSESKLANMLEVVKNTIHDVPERTKSAMNNFLYTVAISYVPLHEQAVATAQAIGPVEMKRDNKKSTLLHAYETIQKEVERGRVGFKRKYVRC from the coding sequence ATGAATGCTGAAATGGTGCTGCAGGAGCTAGAGGCTCTAGGCAAGGAACGGACGAAGAAAATATATATGTCAAATGGCGCAAATGAGCCGTTGTTTGGTGTGGCAACAGGTGCGATGAAGCCCATTGCGAAGAAAATTAAAATCGATCAGGCTCTAGCAGAAGCGCTTTATGCCACTGGCAACTATGATGCCATGTACTTTGCTGGTGTCATTGCAGATCCAAAAGCCATGACTGTGGAAGATTTTAATCGTTGGATCGAGGCAGCTTATTTTTACATGCTGTCGGATTATGTCGTAGCGGTCACTTTAGCGGAAGCACCGATTGCACAGGAGGTGGCAGATGCATGGATTGCCAGTGGTGAGGAGCTGAAAATGTCTGCGGGCTGGAGCTGCTATTGCTGGCTATTAGGGAATCGCAAGGATAGCGAATTTTCCGAGAGCAAGCTGGCTAACATGCTGGAAGTTGTAAAAAATACCATCCACGACGTACCCGAACGTACAAAATCAGCCATGAATAATTTTCTATACACAGTGGCTATTTCCTATGTGCCGCTCCACGAACAAGCTGTAGCAACAGCACAGGCAATTGGTCCAGTGGAAATGAAACGAGACAACAAAAAAAGCACGCTGCTTCATGCTTATGAAACAATTCAAAAGGAAGTAGAACGAGGTAGAGTGGGCTTTAAACGTAAATATGTAAGATGTTAA
- a CDS encoding TetR/AcrR family transcriptional regulator C-terminal domain-containing protein, which yields MKKSEKTKRQLASVLKDLMVLKPLEKISIQEVMEKAQLNRQTFYYHFEDIYDLLKWTLEREAIELLDDYKDESLWQEGFRDIVLYLEKNRAFALNAINSMGHEHFNRFFHQEIYSIIEDFVKQIAEMCQEVEKKYMSFVTHFFTVSITAVTISWLQGELDFSVEELIQMVDRFLSDHLEGTKTLYGINNTNCLKAID from the coding sequence ATGAAAAAAAGTGAAAAAACAAAAAGGCAATTAGCCAGTGTCTTAAAAGACTTAATGGTCCTTAAGCCATTAGAAAAGATATCGATACAGGAAGTCATGGAGAAAGCACAATTGAATCGACAGACGTTTTACTATCACTTTGAGGATATTTATGATTTATTGAAGTGGACATTAGAGCGAGAGGCAATTGAGTTGCTGGATGATTATAAGGATGAAAGCCTTTGGCAAGAAGGCTTTCGAGATATAGTATTATACTTAGAGAAAAATCGAGCGTTTGCGCTTAATGCTATTAATTCCATGGGTCATGAGCATTTTAATCGCTTTTTCCATCAAGAAATATATAGCATTATTGAAGACTTCGTGAAGCAAATTGCGGAAATGTGCCAAGAGGTGGAGAAAAAATATATGAGTTTTGTGACCCATTTTTTCACCGTCTCCATTACGGCTGTAACCATTAGCTGGCTACAGGGCGAGCTTGATTTTTCCGTTGAAGAGCTTATTCAAATGGTGGATCGGTTCTTAAGTGACCACTTAGAAGGAACGAAAACGCTATATGGCATAAATAATACTAACTGTCTCAAGGCAATCGATTAA